From one Anguilla rostrata isolate EN2019 chromosome 12, ASM1855537v3, whole genome shotgun sequence genomic stretch:
- the LOC135236375 gene encoding olfactory receptor 1E16-like, with product MENSTEIVFVLQELYASKSNKRAYFVLTLIVYLFTIFVNMTLIWTIILDKTLHEPMFVFLCNLCVNGIFGASTFYPKILVDLSSELSVTPYEACLGQIFVIYSYTFCEFTTLAAMAYDRYVAICKPLNYHSIITHRKVVKLLLFTWLFSICESGVATILIRRLPLCGFIIDKIYCTAWAVIKLSCVDTTINNIYGQVQPPQDQMR from the coding sequence ATGGAGAATTCAACAGAAATCGTGTTTGTCCTGCAAGAACTGTATGCGTCTAAGTCAAACAAACGCGCATACTTTGTCCTCACTCTTATCGTTTACCTATTTACTATTTTCGTGAACATGACTTTGATATGGACAATTATTTTGGACAAAACGCTCCATGAGCccatgtttgtatttctgtgtaaCTTGTGTGTGAATGGGATATTTGGTGCCTCTACTTTTTATCCTAAAATCTTGGTGGACCTTTCATCTGAATTGAGTGTCACTCCGTATGAAGCTTGTCTGGgtcaaatatttgtaatttacaGTTACACCTTCTGCGAATTCACTACGTTAGCAGCGATGGCGTACGACAGGTATGTCGCGATTTGCAAGCCGCTCAATTACCACTCCATCATCACACATCGGAAGGTGGTGAAATTGTTGCTTTTTACCTGGCTGTTTTCCATCTGTGAATCAGGTGTTGCGACGATCCTGATACGCAGACTACCCCTCTGTGGATTCATCATCGACAAGATTTACTGCACAGCCTGGGCCGTGATAAAACTGTCATGTGTGGACACCACTATCAACAACATATACGG